A window from Ignavibacteriota bacterium encodes these proteins:
- a CDS encoding ThuA domain-containing protein: MRSIIKSQLIIIFFFAFIILNANPKKVLLVYGGWEGHQPTEFKDLILPWLHEQGFDVTISNTLDVYADSAGMNNFDLIIQTWTMGQITKEQEEGLLKAVQNGCGIAGYHGGLGDSFRSNTNYLFMVGGQFAAHPGGQINFVVNIENHNDPITKGISDFQVHSEQYYMLVDPGVEVLATTTFSGEHANWVKDVKMPVVWKKKFGKGKVFYSSVGHSMKDFEIFEVLEILKRGILWAVR; this comes from the coding sequence ATGCGATCAATAATTAAATCACAACTTATAATAATCTTCTTTTTTGCATTTATTATTTTAAATGCAAATCCTAAAAAAGTGTTACTCGTTTATGGCGGCTGGGAAGGACATCAACCAACAGAATTTAAGGATTTAATTTTACCCTGGCTTCACGAACAAGGTTTTGATGTAACCATTTCAAATACGTTAGATGTTTACGCTGATTCAGCCGGAATGAATAATTTCGATCTAATAATTCAAACTTGGACAATGGGACAAATTACTAAAGAACAAGAAGAAGGTTTACTAAAAGCAGTTCAAAACGGTTGTGGTATTGCCGGTTATCATGGTGGATTAGGTGATTCTTTTCGTTCAAATACAAATTATTTATTTATGGTTGGCGGACAATTTGCAGCACATCCCGGCGGACAAATTAATTTTGTTGTTAATATTGAAAATCATAACGATCCAATAACAAAAGGTATTTCAGATTTTCAAGTACATTCCGAACAATATTATATGCTTGTTGATCCCGGAGTAGAAGTTTTGGCAACAACAACATTTTCCGGTGAACATGCAAATTGGGTGAAAGACGTAAAAATGCCGGTTGTCTGGAAGAAAAAATTTGGCAAAGGAAAAGTTTTTTATTCTTCGGTAGGGCACTCAATGAAAGATTTTGAAATTTTTGAAGTATTGGAAATTTTGAAACGCGGTATACTTTGGGCTGTTAGATAA
- a CDS encoding Gfo/Idh/MocA family oxidoreductase — protein MIKKELSRRSFIKKSSGVFIGLSAFPYIIPSNIIGKNKFISPSDKIRVGCIGLGWQGPGNMESFLNEKDAIVVAVCDIDKNHLQHGKNTVDNFYGNNDCKTYHDYKELIAQNDIDVISIAVPDHWHGIISIAALQAGKDVYGEKPLSHNLMEGRAICDAVKKYNRIWQTGSWQRSQNHFRFACELVRNGRIGNVHTVEVGLPSGHSDYGGNDIITEPPKELDYETWLGPAPLAPYCSARVHKSWRWNLDYGGGQFLDWIGHHGDIAHWGLGLDNSGPIEISGVGDYPKTGLFNTATKYRVETKYKNGVKMILAGGHSDVCNGGMGTKWIGNEGWIWVDRGERLDSSNKLLLHDTIKPNEIHLFKSPGHVRNFLDCVRSRQETITPCETAHRSATPAHLGQIAMLLGKTINFNPDTEEILDDPVASRLLGRPMRSPYHL, from the coding sequence ATGATTAAGAAAGAATTATCACGCAGAAGTTTTATAAAAAAAAGTAGTGGAGTTTTTATTGGACTATCGGCGTTTCCATATATTATTCCTTCAAACATAATTGGGAAAAATAAATTTATTTCGCCAAGTGATAAAATTCGGGTTGGATGTATTGGACTTGGCTGGCAAGGTCCTGGTAATATGGAATCATTTTTAAATGAAAAAGACGCAATTGTTGTTGCAGTATGTGATATTGACAAAAATCACTTACAGCATGGAAAAAATACTGTTGATAATTTTTACGGAAACAATGATTGTAAAACTTATCATGATTACAAAGAATTAATTGCTCAAAATGATATTGATGTAATATCTATTGCAGTTCCAGATCATTGGCATGGAATAATTTCTATTGCTGCGCTTCAAGCTGGGAAAGATGTGTATGGTGAAAAACCACTTTCACATAATTTAATGGAAGGAAGGGCAATTTGTGATGCAGTAAAAAAATATAATAGAATTTGGCAAACCGGAAGCTGGCAGAGATCTCAAAATCATTTTAGGTTTGCATGCGAATTAGTAAGAAATGGAAGAATTGGAAATGTTCATACTGTTGAAGTTGGTTTACCTTCTGGGCACTCTGATTATGGCGGAAATGATATTATTACCGAACCTCCCAAAGAATTGGATTATGAAACTTGGTTGGGTCCAGCTCCGCTTGCTCCTTATTGTTCTGCTCGAGTTCATAAAAGTTGGAGATGGAATCTAGATTACGGGGGAGGACAATTTTTGGATTGGATTGGTCACCATGGTGATATTGCACATTGGGGATTAGGTTTGGATAATTCTGGACCAATTGAGATTTCCGGTGTGGGTGATTATCCTAAAACCGGACTTTTTAATACAGCAACAAAATATCGTGTTGAAACCAAATATAAAAATGGTGTTAAAATGATTTTAGCTGGAGGACATTCTGATGTTTGTAATGGCGGAATGGGAACCAAATGGATTGGAAATGAAGGCTGGATTTGGGTTGATAGAGGTGAAAGATTAGATTCAAGCAATAAACTTTTACTGCATGATACTATAAAACCAAATGAAATTCATTTATTCAAATCACCAGGACATGTAAGAAATTTCTTAGATTGTGTGAGAAGCAGACAAGAAACTATCACACCTTGTGAAACTGCGCATCGCTCTGCAACGCCAGCTCATTTGGGCCAAATTGCGATGCTGCTTGGAAAAACAATAAATTTTAATCCCGATACAGAAGAAATATTAGATGATCCAGTTGCTTCAAGATTGCTAGGAAGACCAATGAGAAGTCCTTATCATCTTTAA